ACTTTTCATCCATGTTTTTATCCTTAGCATATAAGTTAACATACATTAACATACTAGGCTGGATAGGTGTAATTACAACCCCTTCTCGCTGTACCAATTCTGGTAAAAGCGGCATGACTTGATCTACACGAGTTTTTACTCTAATTACAGCTTGGTTTGGATCAGTACCTGGTTCAAAAATAATTCTCAAAGTAGCTTCACCCGCACTGGTTGCATCGGTTGCCATATACCTCATTCCTTGAACCCCATTAATTGAATTCTCTAAGGTAACAAGCGTAGATTTTACCAATACATCTGCACTTGCTCCAGGGTAGGCAATAAAAATATTGACAGTAGTTGGAGCAATTTTTGGAAATTGTGAGATCGGTAATTGCTTAATGGATAAAGTTCCTATAAAAACGATAATAATCGAAATTACAATAGCAAATACTGGTCTATGTATAAATTTATTAAACATATCTTTTTAATTTAAGTTACCTACTCTGCATATAAATTTAAATGTGCGAGTATAGCATCTGGTTTTACGTATTTGGTGTGTATTTCTTGATTTTCTCTAACTAATCGTAAGCCTTCGATAAGAATTTTATCATTTGTAGATAATCCACCAACCACAGCATATAAATGTGGCATTTCTTCTCCAATAGTAATTTCTCTTGACTTGATTACATTGTCTTTATCTAATACATAGACATACTTTTTATCTAAAACCTCAAAAGTTGCTTTTTGAGGGATTAACAAAACATCTTCTAAAGAAATAGTTGATAAAATATTACCAGTTTCACCGTGTCTTAACAATCCTTCTGGATTAGGAAAAGTTGCTCTAAAAGAAATATTTCCTGTTTCATTGTTAAAATCGGCCTCAATGGTTTCCACAACTCCCGTATGGGCAAACACTTTATTATTAGGCATCAAAAGACTTACTTTTATTGGATTGTCTTTTTTAATTTGAGTTTTAAATTCTAGATACTCTGCTTCTGGAACGTTGTAATACACCCACATTTTACTATTATCAGAAAGGCTTGTAAGTAGCTCCCCTTCATCTACCAAACTTCCTGTTCTTACATGGAAACGATCTATTATTCCATCAAAAGGAGCTTTAATTAATGTAAAATCTAAATGCACTTGAGCCAATGCTAATTCTGCTTTTGCTTTGGTTAATTTAGCTTCAGCCATTGCTAACTCGTTAGGAGCCACTACATTCTGATCAGCAAGTTTTTTTGTGTTTTGATATTCAATTTCAGCAAATTTTACTTCTGCTTTTGCACTAGCCAATTCAGCTTCGTATAATTTTGGCATGATTTGAAATAATGGTTGTCCCTTTTTTACAAACTGACCTTCATCTACAAAAATGTTTTCTAAATAACCTCTTTCTTGGGCTCTTAACTCAATATGTTGTATTGAGTGAACTTGACATACATAGTTTTCTACGATTGCTGTATCCTTTTTTATAGGATTCGTTACCAAAAACTCTGTTTCTGCCTCTTCCTTTTCCTTTTTCTTTTTGCAGCTTGTGCTAAATAATAGTACACACAAACTAGCGAGCATAAGAACTCTCTTCATAATTAATTTGTTTTTGTTTTGTATAATAAAAATTGTTGATTTTTTTGAAGATGTGTGTACAACAGCACACTAAGCCCTTTTAACATGTATAAAACTGCTAATGGACAAAACGTAAGAAGTTTAGGCAATGTAAAACACTACCTAATTAATTGTGGGAAATCAAATTCTGATGACTCTAAGTAAGATGTATCTTTTACAAGATATTAAATGAGAAAACTTCTTAATAAAAGAAGCTTGTTGAATATAATCAATGATAAAATCACAAGTAGAAATAGCGTTCTTTTTTTCAAAATAAGAACTTGCAGAAGTAGTCTTTTTTAATGAGCTAATCTCATCGTCTTCACTATCTGTGATTTCAATTTCGCAATTGATTTTTTCAAAATGAAACAAACCAGACTTAGTAATATAAGTTTTAACATCAGAAGTATTATAACTTACATGTTCTGTTTGTATAAAATCATCATTAGAATTATTTATATCAGCATTCGCACCAGACTTATAGGTAATAAGCTGGCTAAATCCACTTAAAAGGACTATGCTTAATAATAAATATTTAATAAATAATTTCTTCATTTCGAGGCGAAATTACACAAAGTCAGTAATTGAAACAAATATTACATCAATAAAAAAACATCAATTAAAATCTTTAAACACCTATATTCAAGATATTTAACAAAAACCATTTAGTTTTCTCTATACACATTAATGATAATATCACTGTTTTAAAACTTGTATAACTACTATTATACCAAACCGTTTAAAATCATCATAAAAATAATATCATTTAAAGCAAAACATAAAGTTTTACGAATATGCTAAGAATTAATATATTAAAATTCGACTTTATTAAGTTGAAATATTATATTTGCAGACTTACACAAAAAATACGTAGAGAAAATACATATAAAAAATGCAAAACAAAGGACTTATCAGACTATTTGCCATCCTTTTCGGATTAGTGAGTTTGTACTCTTTATCTTTTACTTTTTTCGCAAATAAAGTAGAAAAAGAAGCGCTTACTTACGCAACAGCAAATGCAAAAGAAAACGACGGAAGAGAAATTGCTAAATTAGAAAAGAAATATCTAGACTCTGTAGCTAACATACCTGGAGTATTAGGTTTTGGAGATTTCACTTACAACGACATTAAAGACAAAGAAATTAACTTAGGTCTTGATTTAAAAGGTGGAATTAACGCAACTTTACAAGTTTCTGTTAAAGACATTTTAATTGGATTGTCTAACGACTCTAAAAACCCGATTTTTAACCAAGCTTTAGAAGCAGCTACTGCTGCTCAAAAAAACTCATCAAGTAGTTATTTTGAATTGTTTTACCAAGAGTTTGAAAAAATTGCTGGTGATACTAAATTAAGTGACCCATCTATTTTTGGAACTAAAAACTTAAGAGAAAAAATTACTTTTAACACTACTAATGCTGAGGCTAAAGATATTTTAGCAGGTGAAATTGATGCTTCTATTTCTACAGCATTCCAAGTATTACGTTCTCGTATTGATAAGTTTGGAGTAACTCAACCTAACATCCAAAGAATTGGTACTTCTGGAAGAATTTTAATTGAATTACCTGGAGCTAAAGATGTAGAGCGTGTTAAGAAATTATTACAGTCTACTGCAGAATTACAATTTTGGGAAGTATATACTGGACAAGAATTGGTTCAATTCTTAGTTGCTGCAAACCAAAAAGTATCTGAAATTATAGCTGCTGAAACTCCAAAAGAAAAATCAGAAGTTAAAAAAGATGCATCTGCTGATGACTCTATTGATGCTTTATTAGGAGAAGCAAAAACGGAAAACGATTCAATTTCTGCTAACAACAAAACAAGTTTATTTAGCTTTTTACAACCAACTGGTCAAGCTTCATCTGTAATTGGATACGCTGCTGTTAAAGATACTGCTAAAGTAAACGAGTACTTAAATAACAAACAAGTTAGAGCTTTATTAACTGGTGAATATAAGTATGCTAAGTTCTTATGGGATGCAAAAGCTACTAATGATGTTTTACCATTATACGCTATTAAATCTAACAGAACAGATAAAGCACCTATTGAAGGAGATGTTATTTCTGATGCTAGTCAACAATTTGATCAATTAGGTTCTCACCCTGAAGTTAGCATGACTATGAACGGAAATGGATCTAAATTATGGGCTAAAATGACTGCAGAAAACAAAGGTAAATTTGTAGCTGTAGTATTAGATAACTACGTGTACACTGCACCAAGAGTTAACGATGCTATTACAGGAGGTAGAACATCTATTTCTGGAAACTTTACTATTGAAGAAGCTACAGATTTAGCAAACGTTTTAAAAGCTGGTAAATTACCTGCTGCTGCTCACATTATTCAATCAGAAGTTGTAGGGCCATCATTAGGACAAGAGGCTATTAATGCATCATTAATCTCATTCGCACTTGCTATTGTATTGGTGTTAGGATGGATGATTTTATATTATGGAAAAGCAGGATGGTTTGCTGATGTTGCTTTGTTAGTAAACATTTTATTCATCTTTGGAATTTTAACTTCTTTTGGAGCGGTGTTAACATTACCTGGTATTGCCGGGATTATTTTAACCATTGGTATGTCTGTAGATGCTAACGTAATTATTTTCGAAAGCATTAAAGAAAACTTAAGATCTGGTAAAGGAATTACTGCGGCTATTGATGGAGGATTTAGTATTAAAGGAGCATTGTCTGCTATTATTGATGCTAACATTACTACACTTTTAACTGGTGGTATTTTATATGTATTTGGAACAGGACCTATTCAAGGATTTGCTTTTACTTTAATCGTAGGTATTTTAACCTCTTTATTTACAGCAATTTTTATTACTAGATTGTTATTAGATGCTGCTACAACTAAAGGAAAAACTTTAGCTTTTAGCACTCCAACTACTAAAAAATGGTTTACAGGAATTGAAATTGAGTTTTTACAAAAACGTAAAAAAGCATATATCTTATCTGCAATCATCATACTTATTGGTCTTGGTTCTTTATTTACGAACGGATTAAACTACGGAGTTGATTTTGTTGGAGGTAGAACTTACACTGTTCGTTTTGACGAAACAGTAAAATCTAATGAAGTAGCTGCTTCTTTAAAAGAAGTATTTGGATCTGCTCCAGAAGTAAAAACATACGGAAACAACAATCAATTAAAAATAACTACTAAGTATTTAATTGATGAAGAAGGTGCTGCTACCGATACAAAAGTTGAAACAGCTTTATATAACGGTTTAAAACCTTACTTACCTGAAGGAACTTCTATGGAGGACTTTAAAGGTGGGTTTACAGGACAAACTATTGGTATTTTATCTTATGCTAAGGTAGAACCAACCATTGCTGATGATATTAAAGAAGCTGCCGGATGGGCTATTATTGGATCCTTATTAGGAGTATTCTTATACATCTTATTAAGATTTAAAAAGTGGGAATACTCATTAGGAGCTGTTGCAGCAGTTTTCCATGATGTATTGGTTGTATTATCAGTATTCTCTATTACCTATAAGTTAATGCCATTTGATATGGAAATTGACCAAGCGTTTATTGCTGCTATCTTAACGGTAGTTGGATATTCATTAAACGATACGGTGGTAATTTTTGATAAAATTAGAGAGTTTACAGAAACTCATACCAAGTGGTCTATGAACGATGTTGTAAACAAAGGATTAAGTTCTACTTTAGGACGTACCATCAACACTTCTATCACTACATTAGTTGTATTAATTGCCATCTTCTTATTTGGAGGAGATAGTATTAAAGGATTTATGTTTGCTTTAATTATTGGAGTTGTAGTAGGTACTTACTCTTCATTATTTATCGCATCACCAATTATGTATGATGCAGTAAACAAAAAATCTTCAAAAAAATAAGACACTTATTTTTATAATATTTTAAACCGTTCTATTTTTAGAACGGTTTTTTTTATCAATACAACTTTCAAATGTTACAAATTCACGATAAAGTATTCGAGCCTTATATAACAAAGCAAAAACTTTCTAACGCAGTAGAATCAATAGCCAATAAAATTGCTTTAGATTGTAAAAATGAAACGCCCCTATTTTTAGGAGTTTTAAATGGATCGTTTATGTTTTGCAGTGACTTATTAAAAGCATACAAGACACCTTGTGAAATTAGCTTCATCAAATTAGCATCCTATCAACAAACAAAATCTACAGGAAAAGTAAACCAATTAATAGGTTTAAACGAAGATTTAACCAACAGAACGGTAATTGTGGTAGAAGACATTATTGACACTGGAAACACCTTAGAAAAAATAGTAGCATTACTAAAACAAACCTCAGCAAAAGAAGTTAAAATTGCCACACTTTTCTTAAAACCAACTGTTTATAACAAAGACATTAAAATAGATTATACTGGACTAGAAATTCCAAATCGTTTTATTTTAGGATATGGAATGGACTATGACGGATTGGGTAGAAATCTTGATGAAGTATATGTTTTAAAAGACTAATACAAGTTTCGTTATTCTTTTTTCAACAATTCAACGGATATCCGTACATTTGCTTTCTTTATTAAACTAATATTATTTTCTGATATACAGGAATTTAAAAAAATCTAGATGAAAAACATTGTTTTATTTGGCCCTCCGGGAGCAGGAAAAGGAACTCAAGCAGAAGTTTTAAAAGATAAATACAATTTGGTTCACATTTCTACAGGAGATGTTTTCCGTTTTAACATGAAAAATGATACTGAATTAGGAGTATTAGCTAAGTCTTATATTGAAAAAGGACAATTGGTTCCTGATGAAGTAACCATCAACATGTTAGAGGCTGAAGTTGAAAAAAATCCACAAGCAAACGGATTTATTTTTGATGGTTTTCCTAGAACAGAATCTCAAGCAGAGGCATTAGATGCTTTCTTATCTAAGAAAAATGCTGGAATAAATGGAATGATTGCTTTAGAGGTAAACGAAGAAGAATTAAAATCTCGTTTAACCGAAAGAGCAAAAACTAGTGGTCGTGCTGATGATGCTGACCCTGTTGTGATTCAAAAAAGAATTGACACTTACAACGCTGAAACAGCTCCTGTAAAAGACTATTACGAAAAACAAAACAAATATTACGGAATCAACGGTGTTGGTTCTATTGAAGGAATTACTGGGTTAATCTCTAACGTAGTAGATTCTTTATAACAAATTAAGGCTTTTAGCCAATAGCACATGGCTATAAGCGTTTACTTGTAAATGCTTATAGCTTTTTATTTTATTATTCATTAGCTAAAGGTATTTAGGCCAATAGCCAATTGCTACAATCATGACTGACGGGAATTTTATAGATTATATTAAAATATACGCTGCTTCTGGAAAAGGAGGACAAGGATCAATGCACTTACACAGAGAAAAGTTTATTGAAAAAGGTGGTCCTGATGGAGGTGATGGTGGACGTGGTGGACACGTTATTTTACGTGGAAACAAAGACATGTGGACACTACACCATTTGCGATTTTTAAAACACAGTAGAGCTGGTCATGGAGGTGCTGGAGGAGCAAGTAGAAGTACTGGTGCAGACGGTGAAGACAAATATTTAGAAGTGCCATTAGGTACTATTGTTCGTAATGCAGACACGCAAGAAATTATGTTTGAAATTACCACTCATGGTGAAGAAGTAATTTTGTGCGAAGGTGGTAAAGGAGGTTTAGGAAACTGGCACTTTAAAAGCGCGACCAATCAAACTCCAAGATATGCACAACCCGGTATGCCTATTGTTGATGGTTGGTTTCAAATAGAATTAAAAATATTAGCCGATGTTGGTTTGGTAGGGTTTCCAAACGCAGGTAAATCAACTTTACTTTCGGTAGTAACTGCTGCAAAACCAAAAATTGCAGATTATGCTTTTACAACTTTAAAACCTAATGTTGGAATTGTTGGATATAGAAATTACCAAAGTTTTGTAATGGCTGATATTCCTGGTATTATTGAAGGTGCCAACGAAGGAAAAGGTTTAGGTCATTATTTTTTACGTCATATTGAACGTAATTCTACTTTGTTATTTATGATTCCTGCTGATTCTGATGACATTAGAACAGATTATAAAATTCTTTTAAACGAATTAGAACTACACAATCCAGAATTACTTCATAAAGACCGATTACTAGCAATAACTAAGTCAGACATGCTAGATGAGGAATTAAAAGCAGAAATGGAACAGGAGCTTCCTGAAGGTGTTAAAACACTTTTTATTTCATCAATAGCAAACATTGGTATTACAGAATTAAAAGATGAACTTTGGAAAATGTTAAATAAAGAAGCATAAACTTTGTTACATCAAACTAAAAAGGTCGATTTAGAAATTTCTAAATCGACCTTTTTACAAACATGATTTTGATAAAATTCTAAATTTCTTCCAAATTGATGTGTTATTTTGCAATATGAAAATCCTAATCATAGAAGACGAAATAGAACTGGCTAAAGATATTATGAATTATCTTTCTAGCGAACAGTACCTATGTGAGTGGGTTACAAACTACAACAATGCTATAGAAAAAATATTTACTCATGAGTATGATTGTATTCTGTTAGATTTAATGTTACCTGGAGGCAATGGAATCTCTATACTTGAAACGTTAAAACAACAAAGAAAGCAAGAAGGAGTAATTATTATCTCGGCAAAAAACTCTCTAGAAGACAAAATTAAAGGGTTAAAATTAGGAGCTGATGATTATTTAGCCAAGCCTTTCCATCAAGCGGAATTGGCTGCAAGAATTGAATCTTTAATCAGAAGGAAGCAATTTGACAGCAACAATATCATCACCCAAAAAGAATTATCTATAGATATT
Above is a genomic segment from Wenyingzhuangia fucanilytica containing:
- a CDS encoding adenylate kinase, which encodes MKNIVLFGPPGAGKGTQAEVLKDKYNLVHISTGDVFRFNMKNDTELGVLAKSYIEKGQLVPDEVTINMLEAEVEKNPQANGFIFDGFPRTESQAEALDAFLSKKNAGINGMIALEVNEEELKSRLTERAKTSGRADDADPVVIQKRIDTYNAETAPVKDYYEKQNKYYGINGVGSIEGITGLISNVVDSL
- the obgE gene encoding GTPase ObgE; translation: MTDGNFIDYIKIYAASGKGGQGSMHLHREKFIEKGGPDGGDGGRGGHVILRGNKDMWTLHHLRFLKHSRAGHGGAGGASRSTGADGEDKYLEVPLGTIVRNADTQEIMFEITTHGEEVILCEGGKGGLGNWHFKSATNQTPRYAQPGMPIVDGWFQIELKILADVGLVGFPNAGKSTLLSVVTAAKPKIADYAFTTLKPNVGIVGYRNYQSFVMADIPGIIEGANEGKGLGHYFLRHIERNSTLLFMIPADSDDIRTDYKILLNELELHNPELLHKDRLLAITKSDMLDEELKAEMEQELPEGVKTLFISSIANIGITELKDELWKMLNKEA
- the hpt gene encoding hypoxanthine phosphoribosyltransferase, translating into MLQIHDKVFEPYITKQKLSNAVESIANKIALDCKNETPLFLGVLNGSFMFCSDLLKAYKTPCEISFIKLASYQQTKSTGKVNQLIGLNEDLTNRTVIVVEDIIDTGNTLEKIVALLKQTSAKEVKIATLFLKPTVYNKDIKIDYTGLEIPNRFILGYGMDYDGLGRNLDEVYVLKD
- a CDS encoding efflux RND transporter periplasmic adaptor subunit; this encodes MKRVLMLASLCVLLFSTSCKKKKEKEEAETEFLVTNPIKKDTAIVENYVCQVHSIQHIELRAQERGYLENIFVDEGQFVKKGQPLFQIMPKLYEAELASAKAEVKFAEIEYQNTKKLADQNVVAPNELAMAEAKLTKAKAELALAQVHLDFTLIKAPFDGIIDRFHVRTGSLVDEGELLTSLSDNSKMWVYYNVPEAEYLEFKTQIKKDNPIKVSLLMPNNKVFAHTGVVETIEADFNNETGNISFRATFPNPEGLLRHGETGNILSTISLEDVLLIPQKATFEVLDKKYVYVLDKDNVIKSREITIGEEMPHLYAVVGGLSTNDKILIEGLRLVRENQEIHTKYVKPDAILAHLNLYAE
- a CDS encoding response regulator transcription factor, which gives rise to MKILIIEDEIELAKDIMNYLSSEQYLCEWVTNYNNAIEKIFTHEYDCILLDLMLPGGNGISILETLKQQRKQEGVIIISAKNSLEDKIKGLKLGADDYLAKPFHQAELAARIESLIRRKQFDSNNIITQKELSIDIHSKTVTVNNQLVNLTKKEFDLLLFFIGNKNKVLSKSTLAEHLSGDFADMFDNHDFVYAHVKNLKRKLKESNCNDYLKTIYGTGYKWEQ
- the secDF gene encoding protein translocase subunit SecDF; protein product: MQNKGLIRLFAILFGLVSLYSLSFTFFANKVEKEALTYATANAKENDGREIAKLEKKYLDSVANIPGVLGFGDFTYNDIKDKEINLGLDLKGGINATLQVSVKDILIGLSNDSKNPIFNQALEAATAAQKNSSSSYFELFYQEFEKIAGDTKLSDPSIFGTKNLREKITFNTTNAEAKDILAGEIDASISTAFQVLRSRIDKFGVTQPNIQRIGTSGRILIELPGAKDVERVKKLLQSTAELQFWEVYTGQELVQFLVAANQKVSEIIAAETPKEKSEVKKDASADDSIDALLGEAKTENDSISANNKTSLFSFLQPTGQASSVIGYAAVKDTAKVNEYLNNKQVRALLTGEYKYAKFLWDAKATNDVLPLYAIKSNRTDKAPIEGDVISDASQQFDQLGSHPEVSMTMNGNGSKLWAKMTAENKGKFVAVVLDNYVYTAPRVNDAITGGRTSISGNFTIEEATDLANVLKAGKLPAAAHIIQSEVVGPSLGQEAINASLISFALAIVLVLGWMILYYGKAGWFADVALLVNILFIFGILTSFGAVLTLPGIAGIILTIGMSVDANVIIFESIKENLRSGKGITAAIDGGFSIKGALSAIIDANITTLLTGGILYVFGTGPIQGFAFTLIVGILTSLFTAIFITRLLLDAATTKGKTLAFSTPTTKKWFTGIEIEFLQKRKKAYILSAIIILIGLGSLFTNGLNYGVDFVGGRTYTVRFDETVKSNEVAASLKEVFGSAPEVKTYGNNNQLKITTKYLIDEEGAATDTKVETALYNGLKPYLPEGTSMEDFKGGFTGQTIGILSYAKVEPTIADDIKEAAGWAIIGSLLGVFLYILLRFKKWEYSLGAVAAVFHDVLVVLSVFSITYKLMPFDMEIDQAFIAAILTVVGYSLNDTVVIFDKIREFTETHTKWSMNDVVNKGLSSTLGRTINTSITTLVVLIAIFLFGGDSIKGFMFALIIGVVVGTYSSLFIASPIMYDAVNKKSSKK